A genomic segment from Stappia indica encodes:
- a CDS encoding glycosyltransferase family 2 protein, with amino-acid sequence MPGDGTQHTGEADGTAPLAAARLSVVLPTYNERDNLPVLIDRLDAALAGIAWEAIVVDDNSPDGTADVARAIAARDPRVRVIRRVGRRGLSGACVEGMLASSADYVAVMDADLQHDETLLPKMLAALSNGAADLAVASRHVEGGDVGTGLSGVRASGSGLANRLARVLLKVTLSDPMSGFFMIRRSEVERLAPGLSSQGFKILLDIVATARGSLRIVELPFVFRERLHGESKLDTLVALDFLGLILSKLVGDLVSIRFLMFMLVGASGVIVHMAALFAMMEAGGLSFPVAQTAATFVAMTTNFWLNNRLTYRDRRLRGFAALRGLFTFYVVCSVGVVANVGVASLVYQEDAGRILIGLAGLAGAVMGAVWNYAASSVLTWRKA; translated from the coding sequence ATGCCGGGCGACGGCACGCAGCATACGGGCGAGGCCGACGGCACGGCGCCGCTTGCCGCAGCACGGCTCTCCGTCGTGCTGCCGACCTATAACGAACGCGACAACCTGCCCGTCCTGATCGACCGGCTCGACGCGGCGCTTGCCGGCATCGCCTGGGAGGCGATCGTCGTCGACGACAATTCGCCCGACGGCACCGCGGATGTCGCCCGCGCCATCGCCGCGCGCGACCCGCGGGTGCGCGTCATCCGCCGTGTCGGGCGGCGCGGCCTGTCGGGCGCCTGCGTCGAGGGCATGCTGGCCTCCTCCGCCGACTATGTGGCGGTGATGGATGCCGACCTGCAGCACGACGAGACCCTGCTGCCGAAGATGCTGGCGGCCCTGTCCAACGGCGCGGCCGACCTTGCGGTGGCCAGCCGCCACGTGGAAGGCGGCGACGTCGGCACCGGCCTTTCGGGCGTGCGCGCCTCCGGCTCCGGCCTTGCCAACCGGCTGGCGCGGGTGCTGCTGAAGGTGACCCTGTCCGACCCGATGAGCGGCTTCTTCATGATCCGCCGCTCCGAGGTCGAGCGGCTGGCGCCCGGCCTCTCCTCGCAGGGCTTCAAGATCCTGCTCGACATCGTCGCCACCGCGCGCGGCTCCTTGCGTATCGTCGAGCTTCCCTTCGTCTTCCGCGAGCGCCTGCATGGCGAGAGCAAGCTCGACACGCTGGTGGCGCTCGACTTCCTGGGGCTCATCTTGTCCAAGCTCGTCGGAGACCTGGTCTCGATCCGCTTCCTGATGTTCATGCTGGTCGGCGCGTCCGGCGTGATCGTCCACATGGCGGCGCTGTTTGCCATGATGGAGGCGGGCGGCCTGTCCTTCCCGGTGGCGCAGACGGCGGCGACCTTCGTCGCCATGACCACCAATTTCTGGCTCAACAACCGCCTGACCTATCGCGACCGCCGGCTGCGCGGCTTCGCGGCCCTGCGCGGCCTCTTCACCTTCTACGTGGTGTGCAGCGTCGGTGTCGTCGCCAATGTCGGCGTCGCCTCGCTGGTCTACCAGGAGGATGCCGGTCGCATCCTGATCGGGCTTGCCGGCCTTGCCGGTGCGGTCATGGGCGCGGTGTGGAACTATGCCGCAAGCTCGGTGCTGACCTGGCGCAAGGCCTGA
- the hisS gene encoding histidine--tRNA ligase: protein MAKNKPSKLKARLPRGFVDRSAADIRATEAMLAKIREVYERYGFDPVETPAFEYTDCLGKFLPDTDRPNAGVFSVQDDDEQWMSLRYDLTAPLARHVAENINEIQLPFRSYRAGWVFRNEKPGPGRFRQFMQFDADSVGAPGVQADAEMCMMMADTMEALGIPRGSYVIRVNNRKVLDGVMEAIGLGGEENAERRLTVLRAIDKLDKFGIEGVRLLLGEGRKDESGDFTKGAGLESDSIDLVIQYMEVRLESGGAGSPALTSYLDLLGNTESGAAGLQELEEMAQLFSAAKYERDRIRIDPSVVRGLEYYTGPVYEAELLFDVTNEKGEVVQFGSVGGGGRYDGLIKRFTGRDVPATGFSIGVSRLMTALKNLKKLKADEIVAPVLVTVMDGDTASLARYQKMTQDLRAAGIRAEMYQGNWKKFGNQLKYADRRGCPLAIIQGGDERAEGAVQIKDLIEGARLAGEIEDNVTWRESRPAQVSIPEADIVATVRRMLAEQAEDRARQDGEAGATQ, encoded by the coding sequence ATGGCCAAGAACAAACCGTCCAAGCTGAAGGCCCGCCTGCCGCGGGGCTTCGTCGACCGCTCGGCCGCCGACATCCGCGCCACCGAGGCGATGCTGGCGAAGATCCGCGAGGTCTACGAGCGCTACGGCTTCGATCCGGTCGAGACGCCGGCCTTCGAATATACCGACTGCCTCGGCAAGTTCCTGCCGGACACCGACCGGCCGAATGCCGGCGTCTTCTCGGTGCAGGACGACGACGAGCAGTGGATGAGCCTGCGTTACGATCTCACCGCACCGCTCGCCCGCCATGTGGCGGAGAACATCAACGAGATCCAGCTTCCGTTCCGCAGCTACCGCGCCGGCTGGGTGTTCCGCAACGAGAAGCCGGGACCGGGCCGGTTCCGCCAGTTCATGCAGTTCGATGCCGACAGCGTCGGCGCGCCGGGCGTCCAGGCGGATGCCGAGATGTGCATGATGATGGCCGACACGATGGAGGCCCTCGGCATTCCGCGCGGGTCCTATGTCATCCGCGTCAACAACCGCAAGGTGCTCGACGGCGTGATGGAGGCCATTGGCCTTGGCGGCGAAGAGAATGCCGAGCGCCGGCTGACCGTGCTGCGCGCCATCGACAAGCTCGACAAGTTCGGCATCGAAGGCGTGCGCCTGCTGCTGGGCGAGGGCCGCAAGGACGAGAGCGGCGACTTCACCAAGGGCGCGGGGTTGGAGAGCGATTCAATCGATCTCGTCATTCAGTACATGGAAGTTCGCCTGGAGTCGGGTGGAGCAGGTTCACCCGCTCTGACAAGCTATCTGGATTTGCTGGGAAATACCGAGAGTGGAGCTGCTGGTCTTCAAGAACTTGAGGAAATGGCACAGCTGTTTTCGGCCGCCAAATATGAAAGGGACCGCATCCGCATCGACCCCTCCGTCGTTCGCGGTCTCGAATACTATACTGGCCCGGTCTACGAGGCCGAGCTGCTGTTCGACGTCACCAACGAGAAGGGCGAGGTCGTGCAGTTCGGCTCCGTCGGCGGCGGCGGGCGTTATGACGGGCTCATCAAGCGCTTCACCGGTCGCGACGTGCCGGCGACCGGCTTTTCCATCGGCGTCTCGCGCCTGATGACGGCGCTGAAGAACCTCAAGAAGCTGAAGGCCGACGAGATCGTGGCCCCCGTTCTGGTCACGGTGATGGACGGCGATACGGCGAGCCTTGCCCGTTACCAGAAGATGACGCAGGACCTGCGCGCCGCGGGCATCCGCGCCGAGATGTACCAGGGCAACTGGAAGAAGTTCGGCAACCAGCTGAAATATGCCGACCGCCGCGGCTGCCCGCTTGCGATCATCCAGGGCGGCGACGAGCGGGCCGAGGGCGCCGTCCAGATCAAGGACCTGATCGAGGGCGCCCGCCTTGCCGGCGAGATCGAGGACAATGTGACCTGGCGCGAGAGCCGCCCGGCGCAGGTCAGCATCCCCGAGGCCGACATCGTTGCCACCGTGCGGCGGATGCTGGCCGAGCAGGCCGAGGACCGCGCCCGGCAGGACGGTGAAGCGGGGGCGACCCAGTGA
- a CDS encoding ATP phosphoribosyltransferase regulatory subunit yields MSPAKSPTRPQAARYAALTALFEAAGFPAVEPAILQPTSLFLDLIGEDIRGRMYLTSDAAGEELCLRPDYTIPVCRAHLDGPGATTPARYSYCGPVFRQRREGAGEFMQAGVECFGRPDEAEADAHVLALALESLATLGVDDATIQIGDEALFRAVLDGLDLAPVWHRRLGELFGERDRLDAAIAAMTGGVPEGAMPAPALMRALDGVDPATAQEAVAELLRLSGLRPVAGRSAADIAGRLLEQAALATHDSGTDRAAELLSAFLSIRGRPREAVTAMESFAARSGLDLAAALAGFTARLDALEAAGVEVGNLEFSADFGRRLDYYTGFVFEIHSASRKDAGQIVGGGRYDRLLALLGAETHIPATGFSIWLDRI; encoded by the coding sequence GTGAGCCCGGCCAAGAGCCCCACCCGCCCGCAGGCCGCGCGCTACGCGGCCCTGACCGCGCTGTTCGAGGCCGCCGGTTTTCCCGCCGTGGAACCGGCGATCCTGCAGCCGACCAGCCTGTTTCTCGACCTGATCGGCGAAGACATCCGCGGCCGCATGTACCTGACGTCCGATGCGGCCGGCGAGGAGCTGTGCCTGCGTCCGGACTACACGATCCCGGTCTGCCGCGCCCATCTCGACGGGCCCGGCGCGACGACCCCGGCGCGCTACTCCTATTGCGGCCCGGTGTTCCGCCAGCGCCGCGAGGGCGCGGGCGAGTTCATGCAGGCCGGCGTCGAGTGCTTCGGCCGGCCGGACGAGGCCGAGGCCGACGCGCATGTGCTGGCGCTGGCGTTGGAGAGCCTTGCAACGCTCGGCGTCGACGATGCGACGATTCAGATCGGCGACGAGGCGCTGTTCCGCGCCGTGCTCGACGGGCTCGACCTTGCGCCCGTGTGGCACCGCCGTCTCGGCGAGCTGTTCGGCGAACGCGACCGGCTGGACGCGGCCATCGCCGCCATGACCGGCGGCGTGCCGGAGGGGGCGATGCCGGCCCCCGCCTTGATGCGGGCGCTCGACGGCGTCGATCCCGCGACCGCGCAGGAGGCTGTGGCCGAGCTGCTGCGGCTGTCGGGCCTGCGCCCGGTCGCCGGCCGCAGCGCTGCCGACATTGCCGGCCGGCTGCTGGAACAGGCGGCGCTCGCCACCCATGACAGCGGCACCGACCGGGCGGCCGAGCTGCTGTCCGCGTTCCTGTCGATCCGCGGGCGTCCGCGCGAGGCGGTGACGGCGATGGAGAGCTTTGCCGCCCGCTCCGGGCTGGATCTGGCTGCCGCGCTTGCCGGCTTCACCGCCCGGCTGGATGCGCTGGAGGCGGCCGGCGTCGAGGTGGGGAACCTGGAATTCTCCGCCGATTTCGGCCGCCGGCTCGACTATTACACCGGCTTCGTCTTCGAGATCCATTCGGCCTCGCGCAAGGATGCGGGCCAGATCGTCGGCGGCGGCCGCTACGACCGCCTGCTCGCCCTGCTCGGCGCCGAGACCCACATCCCGGCGACCGGCTTTTCCATCTGGCT